Proteins found in one Camelus bactrianus isolate YW-2024 breed Bactrian camel chromosome 5, ASM4877302v1, whole genome shotgun sequence genomic segment:
- the RNF228 gene encoding RING finger protein 228, translated as MAAPASDSSSGGGSGGGGERSPASSPGSSTGTGGAVAGARGSGDAEARSAAVIVPGLPPLEDYECKICYNYFDADRRAPKLLACLHTFCQECLSQLQLRAAAAAAAAANPAAPERPLRPPPWHGPPGAIACPVCRHRTPLPDSRVHGLPNNTKLAEAFPLARRASQDPLPQDRLPPLPPRRPVPAAAPSPAGAPPPPPAEHAARGPRAYESCQNCKRAALTAGCVCVVFSFLSMVVLLFTGLIFVNHYGGGGAPPGGGAPPGAAPAAGSPSPSPVGPICLSVASILALFSVVVTWVICWLKYRPEGAAAGSAGGGGGGSGLRARAAATRGARRSDT; from the coding sequence ATGGCAGCGCCGGCGAGCgacagcagcagcggcggcggcagcggcggcggagGCGAGCGGAGCCCAGCCAGCAGCCCAGGGAGCTCGACAGGAACCGGGGGCGCCGTGGCGGGAGCCCGGGGCAGCGGGGACGCGGAAGCCCGGAGCGCAGCGGTGATAGTGCCCGGCCTCCCTCCGCTCGAGGACTACGAGTGCAAAATCTGCTACAACTACTTCGACGCGGACCGGCGCGCGCCTAAGCTGCTGGCGTGTCTGCACACCTTCTGCCAGGAGTGCCTGAGCCAGCTGCAgctccgcgccgccgccgccgccgccgccgccgccaaccCCGCCGCGCCTGAGCGCCCGCTGCGCCCGCCGCCCTGGCACGGCCCGCCCGGCGCCATCGCGTGCCCGGTGTGCCGCCACCGCACGCCACTGCCCGACAGCCGCGTCCACGGCCTGCCCAACAATACCAAGCTTGCCGAGGCCTTCCCGCTTGCCCGGCGCGCCTCTCAAGACCCGCTGCCCCAGGACCGCCTACCGCCGCTGCCCCCGCGCCGCCCAGTGCCCGCCGCGGCCCCGTCTCCCGCTggggccccgccgccgccgcccgcggaGCACGCGGCCCGCGGACCACGCGCCTACGAGAGCTGCCAGAACTGCAAGCGCGCCGCGCTCACCGCCGGCTGCGTGTGCGTcgtcttctccttcctctccatgGTGGTGCTGCTCTTCACCGGCCTCATCTTTGTCAACCACtacggcggcggcggggcgccccCCGGAGGCGGGGCGCCCCCTGGCGCGGCCCCAGCAGCCGGTTCGCCCTCGCCTTCGCCCGTGGGTCCCATCTGTCTGTCGGTGGCCAGCATCCTGGCTCTCTTCTCGGTCGTCGTCACTTGGGTCATCTGCTGGCTCAAGTACCGGCCCGAGGGCGCGGCTGCAGGCTCggctgggggcggcggcggcggcagtggcCTGAGGGCGCGGGCAGCGGCGACAAGAGGCGCGCGGAGGAGCGACACGTAG